The DNA segment GGTTCGCGATCTATCGACGTTCTGCTGggggatcttcttggaacttggtccataAGTCCCTCAACTGTCGTTTTCCGCTTTTCTTCACGTCCCCCTTAACTTTCTAAGCCAATTTgtcctttggttttgcaacaAACTCCTTTTGTCATATTGCGTCATCTTGGGCCTGTCCCAttcgtattttgcttttgtaccaCTTTGGCcccctggtagtaaactctgaaaaatccttttcaaaacgaatttctagaaagaaatgaaaaagatagaaaaggagaaaaatctttctgaacaaatactggggggaaagaagaaaaggaaagaacttatctggatggtaTAACTGGTCCCTATGCTCATGTCGTGCACtacagattcccgacccagtctatttgtattcATCAATCTACTTGAtggccttacttgctggggatagaTAGGTGCCCACCTCTTCGCAGATGCAGATTCTAttgccaatctatcttgtcgccttacagtgcccttcgagggttttcactgataagactctcttttctctcagctctcatcgccttacggtggctgtgaaggtttttaccgataagactctctcgttttatctctctcatctttcatcgccttatggtgcccgcaaaggttttcaccgattaagactctctcattttatctttcaacGGGTGATTGGAGTGTTGCTGATATGACTCTCTCTTTCGGAGATTCTTTTCgaccatcaattcatttccagtttatgaccCTCTTCTTTGCTAGAGATCAGCGTATTATTCTTGGCTTCCATTGgcctgacttggcacttctcggatattGATCAGGAGGTCTTTTGGGCATCGATGGTTGTTTTGTGTGTCAAATGTTTAACTTAACTTCGATGGGTGAAatgttacaactcttggaatcaaacccttTTTGGATATTCAAAAACATAATTCCttccccagttttcttgcttggggaattttatatttacactatgttgagctacgtatattatgcatactatgaccaagccgtgaggcgcctacgtatcctctttgaggaatcaggtcaaacgtagttcctactgcttttgtttttcttgtgatctttatctttctcttcttcttttttcatttttcttttaatctttttttttcttcttctttttcatatcttttcacattagtgattctaaaagaggggtatgaaagaataacttaaggctcaaaagggggaagcaagggttaaaagtgtttggatagaagaaagaattgcctccgtcatttcattatccaataagtaccaaatacaaacaaacgaaccaataactactataatcaaagaaattacgcataatatcttttgactgcatcagaattgatagccatgtcgacacatcttccctcgatatctattaggcacaaagcaccgttggacaacactctggtcacgatataatgcccttgccaatttggggagaacttgccttttgcttcgacctgatgcgggaggattcgtttcaatacctgctgccctacttaaaattttctggggcgcaccttcttattgtatgttcttgccattctcttctgatacaactgaccatgacatactgctgccaatcttttttcgtctatcaagctcaactgctctagtcgagctttgacccattcatcatcatcaatctcggcttcagcgacaatccggagggacggaatttcgacctccacTGGTATTACTgtctcagttccgtataccaacaaataaggagttgcacctatggaagtccggactgtagtgcgataacccaacaaagcaaagggtaatttcttgtgccattgtctagatccttccaccatcttccgcagtatcttcttgatgttcttattggctacttcgaccgctccattcgccttgggacgatatggggtgtaattgcggtgtgtaatcttgaattattggcatacctctctcatcaggttGCTGTTAAGgtttgcaccattatccgtgatgatcactttcgggaccccaaatctgcagatgatatgggagtgaacaaaatccaccactgccttcttagttaccgacttgaaggttttagcctcaacccatttggtgaagtagtcgatggtcaccagaatgaacctatggccgttggccgctaccggctcgataggcccaatgatatccatgccccatgcgacaaatggccagGGCGCCGACATCGTATGCAactctgtcggcggagaatgaatcagatctccatgtatctgacactaaTGACATTTCCTCATGAAagtgatacaatcatgctccatagtgagccaatagtaccctgctcgaagaatcttctttgccaatatatatccgctcatatgtggcccacagattccagcatgtacttctgccattaCTATcatggcttgaccggcgtctatacatcttagcaatcccaagtctGGGGTTCTCCTGTACAatattcctccactgaggaagaaaccattcgacaaacaccgaagggctcttttttggtccccagtGGCCTGCTCTGGACatatccccatcttgaggtactcctttatgtcataaaaccacGGCTCTCCATCCACTTCCTCTTCCACCAtgctgcaataagcatgctgatcacgaacctggatatgcaaagggtcaacatatattttgtcggggtggtgtaacattgatgctaaggtggccaatacatcggcaacctcgttatggactcttgggatatgtttgaattccactgatcgaaatcgcttgctcagattgtgcaaacattgtcgatatggtatgagtttcaaatcacgtgtttcccattcaccctggatctgatgcaccaggaagttcgagtctcccaagaccaaaacgtcttggacatccatgtctgcagctaatcgcagacccaaaatgcatgcttcatactctgccatgttgttggtacaatagaagcgtagctgagctgtaacagggtagtgacgtcctgtttcagaaatgagtactgctcctattccaacccctttcgcgtttgcggctccatcaaagaaaagcttccagcttggtttctcgggtaattccaactcaccTGTGTACATTACTTCCTCGTCTGGGAAATACGTCCTCAACGActtgtattcttcatcaataggattctcagccaagtgatcggccagcgcttgggctttcatggtcgtcctcgtcacgtagacgatatcaaactccgtgagcaagatttgccatttttcTAACCTCcatgtaggcataggtttctggaaaatatactttaacgggtccaaacgggagatgaggtaagtagtatacgaagacaagtagtgtttcaacttctgagccacccaagttagggcacaacatatcctctcgagttgagtatacttgacctcatacactgtgaacttcttgctaagataataaatggcctgctccttccttcctgtgacgTCGTGTTGCCCTagcacgcaaccaaacgaattctccaggaccgttagataaagaattaatagCCTccctggctcaggcggaaccaacacaggtggattggacaAATACCTTTTAATCTGGTTGAAGGCCTCTTGACACTCCGCCGTCCAGTCTACCACAACGTcttttttcagcagccgaaatatgggttcacaagtcaccgtgagttgagcgatgaaccagCTGATGTAATTTagtctccccaacagactcattacctctgttttaaatcttggatggatttgatcttggatggatccaattcaataccccgtcgactgacgatgaatcctaacagctttcctgatggaaccccaaaggcgcatttggccgggttgagcttaatatcataccttcgaagtctttgaaaaaatctccttaggtctgctacatggtcttcctgacgccaagactttatgatcacatcatctacgtacacctcaatttctttgtgtatcatgtcgtgaaatacagtagtcattgctcgcatgtacgttgccccaacattcttcagtccgaatggcatgacccggtagcagtacgttccccatggtgtaatgaaagctgtcttttccgcatcctcttcatccattaagatctgatgatatcctgcatagcagtccacaaaggatccgatctcacgcccagcgcaattatcgatcaggatatggatgttgggcaacggaaaattatccttaggacttgctttgttgagattgcggtagtcgacgcacaccctgattttcccatcctttttcggcaccggtaccacattggccaaccactcgggatatcgagtaacccgaatgaccttcgcctgtaGCTGCTTAATCAcatcttctttgatcttcacactcatctctattttaaattttcttagcttttgcttgaccggagggtatactgggtcagtgggtaatttgtgaaccactagattgctGCTtgatcccggcatatcatcatatgaccatgcaaaaacatctttgaattccatgagggttttgattaattcctccctgacgtttggctcaatgtggatactgattttggtttctctgacattatctgcatcccctagattcacagcctcagtgtcatttagattaggcttgggtttctcttcaaattggcacagttctcggtttatttcttcgaaggcttcatcctcgtcatattcagactcatcgtcacaATCGaactcttgtatcattaagtcggagtcggattgatttattagactaggtcgaagatccgttgtgcatgccatgtcattagaaccagtaaaaagagaactgatcagaaagaaaaagaacaaaacaaaattaaaacgaaacaaaagaaaagaattttattaaaattgcgGGATAgcagggttcacactttacaaaGCAAATTAAGaattggattacaccctggaataatccgaaacaaaaaaagcaaaaattaaagcctactaccaggactccccccggataggaagaggagtaaccgtccaattattggttttggcctcaggccccacaaactataTGTCCGCTCTGCTGGAActctctccaacttctaccatattgacatcagcgaatagcctctcgaaactctgattcaaatccccgtccatcccaatcaatggacCGAGAATTATTGGGACTGGTGACCCCTTGTCACTGGCTCTAACAAAAGACCTTGaaagacgtggcacaggtttgggaagaaaccaaactttcttcttcattttccgcgctcgctttacatcCGCCGTAGTTGGTTTGAACCGCAACCCAAaagtctccaaattcttgggcagggagacaggttggacaatcccttgaagctcagcccccaggccttttcccggcacaaacccattacccagcatttctgaaaccatcatgatcgttgcggaagctaccctagggtactgaatgatctcaccctcagaaatcttgtttgccgacattgcatcgaaaatctggtaaacctagggacccttgtcatcattggtctctatgaagggcacaatggcgccacccatggtgcacgcagtgtcctcaccatgcagtacgacctcttgtctatcccactcgaacttgaccatttgatgcaaggtggaaggcactgctttagctGCATGGATGCACGGTCGTCCCAaaagaaggttataagataccacgacatctaatacctggaactccatggtaaactggactagaccgatggtcaattcgagtacaacatcccctacagtggctgttccattccCGTCGAATCCTCGAACGCAAAtgttattcttgtggattcttccgtggtcgatatttaactggttcagggtggataatggataaatattggcacttgagccgttatccaccaatgcgcGAGTAactaccgaatcttcacatttgatagttaagtagagagctttattatgctccgtgccctccactggcagatcatcatctgagaatgttaccctgttcacctcaaaaattttgttggcaatcgtttccaggtgatttacagaaatatcgttgggcacatgagcttcatttagtatcttcatcagggcccgacgatgttcattcgaatggattagtaatgatagcagcgagatctgggctggtgttttcttcaactgttcgaccacagagtaatcctgcactttcatcttcctcaagaattcctcAGTTTCTTCTTCGaacacaggtttctttgttgcagctgggttgggtcttctcaactccaccAGAGCAAAACACctacctgatcgagtcagcccttgtgcttcacaactatcttcctccacttgttttcccttgtatatcaccactgccttctcatactttcaaggcacggccttgctatcaatcattggcagttggactaccggttttatggtgaccagttccctgtatacccctttcaacacaactgcgggtgtgggtagagtccctgatattaccaacttggctggctctggtttctttgttTCGGTGGACagactctttcccaatatcactactggcttgacgccttcccCTTGCGACTGTACCCCTGGTCTTCCACCGGTCGATACCTCTTTCGGAGCGGCTTGGAttgtcatcactgtctgtgatgGTCTCATTGGCTCTCCTCCCTCGtataccaactcgatcatgtgagcttcgcgGTGTACTAGcaatgggttttggttgatgttgggtgcctctggcgcctggacctcgattttgttggcatcaataagatcttgtattgcctgCCTTagcctccaacatttttcagtatcatgccccggcattcctgagcagtactcgcagCTTATCGATCTGTCAAAATCTTGGGGTGGGGGGTTTTGCTCTCTAGGttcgacaggactcaccaaacccagccgtctcaatttgtggaacacggcggtataggtctctcccaactcagtaaaggctctatgtCTCTGCATcctgtcatttctagcagcttgaCTCCCTCGAAAGCCTGCCCCCCCCCCCCGAGGATTCCTGTATGttcttggtggaggataggtgttttgcggtGGTGCATGTgtattctggggagccggcgcgcgccattgcgggcgagccggaggctgagtgtatgtctgggcttggtgcacggagaagtgtggttcttgaggtagatagtagtgctgtggtgggctgtatgggtagtttggcctgtggggtctgggttggttgtagtatggtttaccggacctggaccaactgcttgcctcaatcgtggcaatttcttctttcttcctccttcccagcgcacctcccgtgccgctctgaatagcctgggtcgttgccttgagcgccgagtaattcaggattttgtcagacctcagaccctcctctatcatgacccctatcttcactacttcatcgaaggattttccaactgtcgtcaccaagtgaccaaagtaagttggatccagtgtttgcaacaagtagtccaccatttctccctctctcatgggaggatcaactctggtcgcttgttctctccagcggaaaccaaactcacgaaaactttccccaggcttctttccggtcctcagcaatgtgagacggtcatggactatctcgagattatattgaaagtgacccgcgaaagcctacgccagatcatcccaagtgtaccatctactggaatcctgtctggtataccattccagcgccgatccactcaagctttggccgaaataagctatcagtagctcatctttgccacatgcccctctcattttgctacaaaagccccgcaaatgtgccatgggatcaccgtgcccttcatataaatcaaacttaggcatcttgaacccagccgggagttggacgtccaggaaaaggcatagatccttgtaggccacactgacctggttgcccaatccgttcaggttcctgaaggattgctccaggcttttgaacctCCTCATTACCTTATCTTGTTCTGGGACCTTGACCGGCTTTTCAatttctgccggtacctccaagtgcggattgtaagtatggggttctggtgcatggaatgtgggctcaaggggatagtattgcgtatcgtgatcctgaaacaacggctcactggttgatctttgcagggtggctgatgtgggtcccataaaagtgggaacatttggtgttaggagaggttgatggggtggtggagcttgggaatcatgggggcttctctcctaaAGATAACGGTGATTCAGGAGGCTTGTTGAGGGGCCAGAGTGGGGGTGTTCCGGCATATGCCCcagtggttcagggctcttttgtgctttggctagagctaactgcattgcattcatctctagtcccatccttttgtattttctccatcgcttcttttaacaactggctcaacggcctttcttcctcggtactattttcggaagtagtcatgctcgttgttaccggtcctttggatctggtttgataagggtgtgttgccagaatgctttaacaactaactgtctggtatatGTGGAAAacaaacaaacttgttagcgttagagtttaacagatttgataatagCACATTGGGGATGTAATGCTCCTAGACAgtaaaccatttctaacatgctttgcttcgaacacatgcgtcatcccggcttgcttatttgcccctttaaagtactttgggaacccccgtatttttattttcttattttccccgtatatatattttcttatttgtcccgtatatatatatatatatatatatatatatatatatatatatata comes from the Nicotiana sylvestris chromosome 4, ASM39365v2, whole genome shotgun sequence genome and includes:
- the LOC138890520 gene encoding uncharacterized protein, with amino-acid sequence MKAQALADHLAENPIDEEYKSLRTYFPDEEVIMVEEEVDGEPWFYDIKEYLKMGICPEQATGDQKRALRCLSNGFFLSGGILYRRTPDLGLLRCIDAGQAMIVMAEVHAGICGPHMSGYILAKKILRAGYYWLTMEHDCITFMRKCH